The following are encoded together in the Streptomyces flavofungini genome:
- a CDS encoding MFS transporter, which produces MTSQTTVDKADEAPEPVPTSAEPSALDGRRGLRGHPWLTLFSVAIGVMMVALDGTIVAVANPAITKDLGASLADVQWITNGYLLALAVALITAGKLGDRFGHRQTFLIGVVGFALASGAIGLSGSVSLVIAFRVLQGLFGALLMPAALGLLRATFPAAQLNMAIGIWGMVIGASTAGGPILGGVLVEHVNWQSVFFINVPVGVLALVLGVLILKDHRARNAPRSFDVPGIVLLSAAMFALIWALIKAGDPWGWDSGRTWAFLGASAVCFALFAWWENRVAEPLIPLGLFRSVPLSAGTALMVLMAFAFMGGLFFVTFYLQNVHGMSPVDSGLHLLPLTAMMIVSSPLAGALITRFGPRVPLVGGMVCTAVAMFGMTTMTTGTGTLPMSLWFALLGLGLAPVMVGATEVIVGNAPLELSGVAGGLQQAGMQVGGSLGTAVLGAVMSHTVDSDLKGDWQDAGLPGTPPPGLDKAAATGSVPEQVGQAPGVNERVLGTITDVVHDTFMSGMGVAFTVAGVVGVIAAVVATLTKRGANAEAGAGAAHI; this is translated from the coding sequence ATGACGAGTCAGACCACCGTCGACAAGGCGGACGAGGCGCCGGAACCCGTCCCGACTTCCGCTGAGCCCAGCGCACTTGACGGCCGGCGCGGCCTGCGCGGCCATCCGTGGCTCACGCTGTTCTCCGTCGCGATCGGCGTGATGATGGTCGCCCTGGACGGCACGATCGTGGCCGTCGCCAACCCCGCCATCACCAAGGACCTCGGCGCCTCCCTCGCGGACGTCCAATGGATCACCAACGGCTACCTCCTCGCGCTCGCCGTCGCGCTCATCACCGCCGGCAAGCTCGGCGACCGCTTCGGCCACCGCCAGACCTTCCTCATCGGCGTGGTCGGCTTCGCCCTCGCCTCCGGGGCCATCGGCCTGTCCGGCAGCGTCTCCCTGGTCATCGCCTTCCGCGTGCTCCAGGGGCTGTTCGGCGCGCTTCTGATGCCGGCCGCGCTCGGCCTCCTTCGGGCCACGTTCCCGGCCGCGCAGCTCAACATGGCCATCGGCATCTGGGGCATGGTCATCGGCGCCTCCACCGCGGGCGGCCCCATCCTCGGCGGCGTCCTGGTCGAGCACGTCAACTGGCAGTCCGTGTTCTTCATCAACGTGCCGGTCGGCGTGCTCGCGCTGGTGCTCGGCGTGCTGATCCTCAAGGACCACCGGGCGCGGAACGCGCCGCGCTCCTTCGACGTGCCCGGCATCGTGCTGCTCTCGGCGGCCATGTTCGCCCTGATCTGGGCGCTCATCAAGGCGGGCGACCCGTGGGGCTGGGACAGCGGCAGGACGTGGGCGTTCCTCGGCGCCTCCGCCGTGTGCTTCGCGCTGTTCGCCTGGTGGGAGAACCGGGTCGCCGAGCCGCTGATCCCGCTCGGCCTGTTCCGCTCGGTGCCGCTGTCCGCGGGCACCGCCCTGATGGTCCTGATGGCCTTCGCCTTCATGGGCGGGCTGTTCTTCGTCACCTTCTACCTGCAGAACGTGCACGGCATGAGCCCCGTCGACAGCGGCCTGCACCTGCTGCCGCTGACGGCCATGATGATCGTCTCCTCGCCGCTCGCCGGGGCCCTGATCACCCGGTTCGGGCCGCGGGTGCCGCTGGTGGGCGGCATGGTCTGCACCGCGGTCGCGATGTTCGGCATGACCACGATGACGACGGGCACCGGCACGCTGCCGATGTCCCTCTGGTTCGCCCTCCTCGGCCTCGGCCTCGCCCCCGTCATGGTCGGCGCCACCGAAGTCATCGTGGGCAACGCCCCGTTGGAGCTCTCCGGCGTCGCGGGCGGCCTCCAGCAGGCCGGCATGCAGGTCGGCGGCAGCCTCGGCACGGCGGTCCTCGGCGCGGTCATGTCCCACACCGTCGACTCCGACCTGAAGGGCGACTGGCAGGACGCCGGGCTGCCCGGGACCCCGCCGCCCGGCCTGGACAAGGCCGCCGCGACCGGGTCCGTGCCGGAGCAGGTCGGCCAGGCCCCAGGCGTGAACGAGCGCGTACTCGGCACCATCACGGACGTCGTGCACGACACGTTCATGTCGGGCATGGGCGTGGCCTTCACGGTCGCCGGGGTCGTCGGCGTCATCGCGGCGGTGGTGGCGACGCTGACCAAGCGCGGCGCGAACGCGGAGGCGGGTGCCGGCGCCGCGCACATCTAG
- a CDS encoding peptidase inhibitor family I36 protein, whose amino-acid sequence MRTITRSTLPAAAAGATAVLALTTAALAAVVLTPAHAGAAGPPRLGGCGPGELCLWEKGGFKGQRHTYELAGTDIESCVALPEGGSAQAIANRTGRPVTTYQSAECAETGEFNTYPGNGTWAPQSPYKVRAFKIWES is encoded by the coding sequence ATGCGGACGATCACGCGATCCACCCTGCCCGCCGCCGCGGCCGGAGCCACGGCCGTCCTGGCCTTGACCACGGCCGCCCTTGCCGCCGTGGTCCTGACACCCGCGCACGCCGGGGCCGCCGGGCCGCCACGGCTCGGCGGCTGCGGCCCCGGGGAGCTGTGCCTCTGGGAGAAGGGGGGCTTCAAGGGCCAGCGGCACACGTACGAGCTGGCCGGTACGGACATCGAGAGCTGTGTCGCGCTGCCGGAGGGGGGCAGCGCGCAGGCCATCGCCAACCGCACCGGCCGGCCCGTCACGACGTACCAGTCGGCGGAGTGCGCCGAGACGGGGGAGTTCAACACCTATCCGGGCAACGGCACCTGGGCCCCTCAGTCGCCCTACAAGGTGCGGGCGTTCAAGATCTGGGAGAGCTGA
- a CDS encoding potassium channel family protein: MKEQSAQVRWERRTQRPLLALSVAFAVAYAVPIVRPGAGESVTNTCTAVEWSVWGAFAVDYLVRLALAERRARFVRTHWLDLCAVILPMIQPLRLLRLVSTLLLVGQRARMASQIQLTTYVVGAVVGLLMFGSLAVLSVERESPDGNIKTLGDAVWWSFTTMTTVGYGDHAPTTGLGRALAVGLMLSGIALLGVVTANIAAWFIARFEKDDAEERRQTAAIEALTAEVIALRAQVSTLSGATVQTTVPRRAAADGSVGEAGPPVSSPRS, from the coding sequence ATGAAGGAACAGTCGGCACAGGTCCGTTGGGAGCGCCGGACGCAGCGCCCGCTGCTCGCGCTCTCCGTGGCCTTCGCGGTCGCCTACGCCGTGCCCATAGTCAGGCCCGGGGCGGGCGAGTCCGTGACGAACACGTGCACCGCGGTGGAGTGGTCCGTCTGGGGCGCGTTCGCCGTCGACTACCTGGTGCGGCTCGCGCTCGCCGAGCGCCGTGCCCGGTTCGTGCGCACGCACTGGCTCGACCTGTGCGCCGTGATACTGCCGATGATCCAGCCGCTGCGGCTGCTGCGGCTCGTGTCCACCCTCCTCCTTGTCGGGCAGCGGGCCCGGATGGCGTCACAGATACAGCTGACGACGTATGTCGTGGGAGCCGTGGTCGGTCTGCTGATGTTCGGCTCGCTGGCCGTGCTCTCGGTGGAGCGGGAGTCGCCGGACGGCAACATCAAGACGCTGGGCGACGCCGTGTGGTGGTCCTTCACCACGATGACCACCGTGGGCTACGGCGACCACGCGCCGACGACCGGGCTCGGCCGGGCGCTCGCGGTCGGCCTGATGCTGTCGGGCATCGCGCTGCTCGGTGTCGTCACCGCCAACATCGCGGCGTGGTTCATCGCCCGGTTCGAGAAGGACGACGCCGAGGAGCGCCGTCAGACCGCCGCGATCGAGGCCCTGACCGCGGAGGTCATCGCCCTGCGCGCGCAGGTCAGCACCCTGTCCGGGGCGACCGTGCAGACCACCGTGCCCCGCCGGGCCGCGGCCGACGGCTCCGTCGGCGAGGCGGGGCCGCCGGTCAGCTCTCCCAGATCTTGA
- the aceE gene encoding pyruvate dehydrogenase (acetyl-transferring), homodimeric type: protein MASGSDRNPIIIGGLPSQVPDFDPEETQEWLDSLDAAVDERGRERARYLMLRLIERAREKRVAVPEMRSTDYVNTIATKDEPFFPGNEEIERKVLNATRWNAAVMVSRAQRPGIGVGGHIATFASSASLYDVGFNHFFRGKDEGDGGDQIFFQGHASPGIYARAFLLDRLSEQQLDAFRQEKSKAPYGLSSYPHPRLMPDFWEFPTVSMGLGPLGAIFQARMNRYMAAREIADTSKSHVWAFLGDGEMDEPESLGQLSIAAREGLDNLTFVVNCNLQRLDGPVRGNGKIIQELESQFRGAGWNVIKLVWDRSWDPLLAQDRDGILVNKLNTTPDGQFQTYATETGAYIREHFFGDDQRLRAMVEGMTDDQILHLGRGGHDHKKIFAAFSAAKAHKGQPTVILAQTVKGWTLGPNFEGRNATHQMKKLTVDDLKAFRDRLHLPITDKQLEDGAPPYYHPGRDSEEIQYMHDRRKGLGGYVPTRVVRSEPLRLPEDKTYASVKKGSGQQSIATTMAFVRLLKDLMRDKEIGKRFVLIAPDEYRTFGMDSFFPSAKIYNPLGQQYEAVDRDLLLAYKESPTGQMLHDGISEAGCTASLIAAGSAYATHGEPLIPVYVFYSMFGFQRTGDQFWQMADQLARGFVLGATAGRTTLTGEGLQHADGHSQLLASTNPGCVAYDPAFGFEIAHIVQDGLRRMYGSSADHPHGEDVFYYLTVYNEPIQHPAEPEDVDVEGILKGIYRFKAGEQGAVPAQILASGVAVPWAVEAQRILASEWNVKADVWSATSWNELRREAVEVERHNLLHPEEEQRVPYVTRKLTGSEGPFVAVSDWMRSVPDQISRWVPGTYQSLGADGFGFADTRGAARRFFHIDAQSIVVGVLTELAREGKVDRSVLKQAIDRYQLLDVAAADPGAAGGDA, encoded by the coding sequence GTGGCTTCCGGATCCGATCGCAACCCGATCATCATTGGCGGCCTTCCCAGCCAGGTCCCGGATTTCGATCCAGAAGAGACCCAGGAATGGCTCGACTCCCTCGACGCCGCCGTCGACGAGCGCGGCCGCGAGCGGGCCCGCTATCTGATGCTCCGCCTGATCGAGCGCGCCCGCGAGAAGCGCGTCGCCGTGCCCGAGATGCGCAGCACGGACTACGTCAACACGATCGCCACCAAGGACGAGCCGTTCTTCCCCGGCAACGAGGAGATCGAGCGCAAGGTCCTGAACGCGACCCGCTGGAACGCGGCCGTGATGGTCTCCCGCGCGCAGCGCCCGGGCATCGGGGTCGGCGGCCACATCGCCACCTTCGCCTCCTCGGCGTCGCTGTACGACGTGGGGTTCAACCACTTCTTCCGCGGCAAGGACGAGGGCGACGGCGGCGACCAGATCTTCTTCCAGGGGCACGCGTCCCCCGGCATCTACGCCCGCGCCTTCCTCCTCGACCGGCTCTCCGAGCAGCAGCTCGACGCGTTCCGGCAGGAGAAGTCCAAGGCGCCGTACGGCCTTTCGTCGTATCCGCACCCGCGCCTGATGCCGGACTTCTGGGAGTTCCCGACGGTCTCCATGGGCCTCGGCCCGCTCGGCGCGATCTTCCAGGCGCGGATGAACCGCTACATGGCGGCGCGCGAGATCGCCGACACCTCCAAGTCGCACGTCTGGGCGTTCCTCGGCGACGGCGAGATGGACGAGCCGGAGTCGCTCGGGCAGCTGTCCATCGCCGCGCGCGAGGGGCTCGACAACCTCACCTTCGTCGTCAACTGCAACCTGCAGCGCCTGGACGGCCCGGTGCGCGGCAACGGCAAGATCATCCAGGAGCTGGAGTCGCAGTTCCGCGGCGCCGGATGGAACGTCATCAAGCTGGTGTGGGACCGCAGTTGGGACCCGCTGCTCGCGCAGGACCGGGACGGCATCCTGGTCAACAAGCTGAACACCACGCCCGACGGCCAGTTCCAGACGTACGCCACCGAGACCGGCGCCTACATCCGCGAGCACTTCTTCGGTGACGACCAGCGGCTGCGCGCCATGGTCGAGGGCATGACCGACGACCAGATCCTGCATCTGGGCCGCGGCGGTCACGACCACAAGAAGATCTTCGCGGCGTTCTCCGCGGCCAAGGCCCACAAGGGTCAGCCGACGGTGATCCTGGCCCAGACCGTCAAGGGCTGGACGCTCGGCCCGAACTTCGAGGGCCGCAACGCGACCCACCAGATGAAGAAGCTGACGGTCGACGACCTCAAGGCCTTCCGCGACCGGCTGCACCTGCCGATCACGGACAAGCAGCTCGAGGACGGCGCGCCGCCGTACTACCACCCGGGCCGGGACTCGGAAGAGATCCAGTACATGCACGACCGCCGCAAGGGCCTCGGCGGCTACGTCCCGACCCGCGTGGTGCGCTCCGAGCCGCTGCGCCTGCCCGAGGACAAGACGTACGCATCCGTGAAGAAGGGCTCCGGGCAGCAGTCCATCGCCACCACCATGGCGTTTGTGCGGCTCCTGAAGGATCTCATGCGGGACAAGGAGATCGGCAAGCGTTTCGTGCTGATCGCGCCCGATGAGTACCGCACCTTCGGCATGGACTCGTTCTTCCCGAGTGCGAAGATCTACAACCCGCTCGGCCAGCAGTACGAGGCCGTGGACCGGGATCTGCTGCTCGCCTACAAGGAGTCCCCCACCGGGCAGATGCTGCACGACGGCATCTCCGAGGCGGGCTGCACGGCATCCCTGATCGCCGCGGGCTCGGCCTACGCCACCCACGGCGAACCGCTGATCCCCGTGTACGTCTTCTACTCGATGTTCGGGTTCCAGCGCACCGGTGACCAGTTCTGGCAGATGGCCGACCAGCTCGCGCGCGGATTCGTCCTGGGCGCGACCGCGGGACGCACGACCCTGACCGGTGAGGGCCTGCAGCACGCCGACGGGCACTCGCAGCTGCTCGCCTCGACCAATCCGGGCTGTGTCGCCTACGACCCGGCCTTCGGCTTCGAGATCGCGCACATCGTCCAGGACGGCCTGCGCCGGATGTACGGCTCGTCGGCGGACCACCCGCACGGCGAGGACGTCTTCTACTACCTGACGGTCTACAACGAGCCGATCCAGCACCCGGCCGAGCCCGAGGACGTGGACGTCGAGGGCATCCTCAAGGGCATCTACCGCTTCAAGGCGGGCGAGCAGGGCGCCGTACCGGCGCAGATCCTCGCCTCCGGCGTCGCCGTGCCGTGGGCCGTCGAGGCCCAGCGGATCCTCGCCTCGGAGTGGAACGTCAAGGCGGACGTCTGGTCGGCGACCTCCTGGAACGAGCTGCGCCGCGAGGCCGTCGAGGTGGAGCGGCACAATCTGCTGCACCCCGAGGAAGAGCAGCGCGTCCCCTATGTGACGCGGAAGCTCACCGGCTCCGAGGGGCCGTTCGTGGCCGTCTCCGACTGGATGCGCTCCGTGCCCGACCAGATCTCCCGCTGGGTGCCGGGCACCTACCAGTCGCTCGGCGCGGACGGCTTCGGCTTCGCGGACACGCGGGGCGCCGCCCGCCGCTTCTTCCACATCGACGCCCAGTCGATCGTGGTCGGCGTGCTCACGGAGCTGGCCCGCGAGGGCAAGGTCGACCGCTCCGTCCTGAAGCAGGCGATCGACCGCTATCAGCTCCTGGACGTGGCGGCGGCCGACCCGGGCGCCGCCGGGGGCGACGCCTGA
- a CDS encoding DUF3052 domain-containing protein, producing MSATADHAETNLAVRLGFQPDMVVQEIGYDDDADQELREAIEQATGTELVDEDYDDVADAVVLWFREDDGDLTDALVDAIAYMEEGGSILLLTPKTGRDGYVEPSEIGEAATTAGLSQTKSINAGKDWNGSRLITPKGAAKKR from the coding sequence GTGAGCGCGACCGCGGACCACGCGGAGACGAACCTCGCCGTAAGGCTGGGGTTCCAGCCCGACATGGTGGTCCAGGAGATCGGCTACGACGACGACGCCGATCAGGAGCTCCGCGAGGCCATCGAGCAGGCCACCGGTACAGAACTCGTCGATGAGGATTACGACGACGTGGCTGACGCCGTGGTGCTCTGGTTCCGAGAGGACGACGGGGACCTGACCGATGCGCTGGTCGATGCCATCGCGTACATGGAGGAAGGCGGTTCCATCCTCCTCCTCACACCGAAGACAGGGCGCGACGGGTACGTCGAGCCCAGCGAGATCGGTGAGGCCGCAACCACGGCCGGTCTGTCCCAGACCAAGAGCATCAACGCGGGCAAGGACTGGAACGGCTCGAGGCTGATCACGCCCAAGGGAGCGGCCAAGAAGCGTTAG
- a CDS encoding peroxiredoxin yields MAIEVGVKAPEFELKDNHGRTVRLADFRGQKNVVLLFYPFAFTGVCTGELCALRDELPKFVNDDTQLLAVSNDSIHTLRVFAEQEGLEYPLLSDFWPHGETSRAYGVFDEDKGCAVRGTFIIDKDGVVRWTVVNGLPDARDLNEYVKALQNL; encoded by the coding sequence GTGGCGATCGAGGTCGGCGTCAAGGCTCCGGAATTCGAGCTCAAGGACAACCACGGGCGCACGGTGCGCCTCGCGGACTTCCGGGGACAGAAGAACGTGGTGCTGCTCTTCTACCCGTTCGCGTTCACCGGGGTGTGCACGGGCGAGCTCTGCGCCCTGCGCGACGAGCTGCCGAAGTTCGTCAACGACGACACCCAGCTGCTCGCCGTGTCCAACGACTCCATCCACACCCTGCGCGTCTTCGCCGAGCAGGAGGGCCTGGAGTACCCGCTCCTGTCGGACTTCTGGCCGCACGGCGAGACCTCGCGGGCGTACGGCGTCTTCGACGAGGACAAGGGCTGCGCGGTGCGCGGCACCTTCATCATCGACAAGGACGGCGTCGTGCGCTGGACCGTGGTCAACGGCCTGCCCGACGCGCGGGACCTGAACGAGTACGTGAAGGCGCTTCAGAACCTCTGA
- a CDS encoding TerD family protein → MGVSLSKGGNVSLSKEAPGLTAVTVGLGWDVRTTTGQDFDLDASAILTNAEGKVSSDANFVFFNNLKSPDGSVEHTGDNITGEGEGDDEQIKVNLAAVPADIEKIVFPVSIYDAENRQQSFGQVRNAFIRVVNQAGEVELARYDLSEDASTETAMVFGELYRHGAEWKFRAVGQGYASGLRGIAQDFGVNV, encoded by the coding sequence GTGGGAGTCAGCCTCAGCAAGGGCGGCAACGTATCTCTGAGCAAGGAGGCGCCCGGCCTGACCGCCGTCACGGTCGGCCTCGGCTGGGACGTCCGCACCACCACCGGTCAGGACTTCGACCTGGACGCCAGCGCCATCCTGACGAACGCGGAGGGCAAGGTCAGCAGTGACGCCAACTTCGTGTTCTTCAACAACCTGAAGAGCCCCGACGGCTCCGTGGAGCACACCGGCGACAACATCACCGGTGAGGGCGAGGGCGACGACGAGCAGATCAAGGTCAACCTCGCCGCCGTCCCCGCGGACATCGAGAAGATCGTCTTCCCGGTCTCGATCTACGACGCCGAGAACCGCCAGCAGTCCTTCGGCCAGGTCCGCAACGCCTTCATCCGCGTGGTGAACCAGGCCGGCGAGGTGGAGCTCGCCCGCTACGACCTCTCCGAGGACGCCTCCACGGAGACGGCCATGGTCTTCGGCGAGCTGTACCGCCACGGCGCGGAGTGGAAGTTCCGCGCCGTCGGCCAGGGCTACGCCTCGGGCCTGCGCGGCATCGCGCAGGACTTCGGCGTCAACGTCTGA
- a CDS encoding TerD family protein, with translation MGVTLAKGGNVSLSKAAPDLTKVMVGLGWDARSTTGAPFDLDASALLCQSGRVLGDEWFVFYNNLTSPDGSVEHTGDNLTGEGDGDDESLILDLTKVPAHCDKIVFPVSIHDADNRGQTFGQVSNAFIRVVNQADGQELARYDLSEDASTETAMIFGEVYRYGGEWKFRAVGQGYASGLRGIALDFGVNVS, from the coding sequence ATGGGCGTCACGCTCGCCAAGGGAGGCAATGTCTCTCTGTCCAAGGCCGCACCCGATCTCACGAAGGTGATGGTCGGCCTCGGCTGGGACGCTCGCTCCACCACCGGAGCCCCGTTCGACCTGGACGCCAGCGCACTGCTGTGCCAGTCGGGCCGGGTCCTCGGCGACGAGTGGTTCGTGTTCTACAACAACCTGACGAGCCCCGACGGCTCCGTCGAGCACACCGGGGACAACCTCACCGGCGAGGGCGACGGCGACGACGAGTCGCTGATCCTCGATCTCACCAAGGTCCCGGCCCACTGCGACAAGATCGTCTTCCCGGTCTCCATTCATGACGCGGACAACCGGGGCCAGACATTCGGCCAGGTCAGCAACGCGTTCATCCGCGTGGTGAACCAGGCGGACGGCCAGGAGCTCGCCCGCTACGACCTGAGTGAAGACGCCTCCACGGAGACCGCGATGATCTTCGGAGAGGTGTATCGGTACGGCGGCGAGTGGAAGTTCCGCGCTGTCGGGCAGGGGTACGCGTCCGGCCTGCGGGGCATCGCTCTAGACTTCGGAGTCAATGTTTCCTAA
- a CDS encoding DUF475 domain-containing protein: MVLKTFGWSFAVTALGLVAAVLFGGWTAFGIVAILSILEISLSFDNAVVNAGILKKMNAFWQKIFLTIGILIAVFGMRLVFPVVIVAVSASMGPIEAVKLALNDKDQYQQLVTDAHPSIAAFGGMFLLMIFLDFVFEDRDIKWLGWLERPLAKLGKVDMLSVCIGLIVLLVSSMTFAKHAHQHGGTHADKAETVLISGVAGLITYLIVGGLSSYFENKLEEEEEREHEAEEEARAKGKQVSVIRLSGKAAFFMFLYLEVLDASFSFDGVIGAFAVTNDIVLMALGLGIGAMYVRSLTVYLVRQGTLDDYVYLEHGAHYAIGALAAVLLITIQYEIHELITGSIGVLLIGASFWSSVRRNKRLAAEEGSGSDEKAEVPSGV, encoded by the coding sequence GTGGTTCTGAAAACCTTCGGCTGGTCGTTCGCAGTTACTGCGCTCGGCCTGGTCGCAGCGGTGCTCTTTGGGGGGTGGACGGCGTTCGGGATCGTGGCGATCCTGTCCATCCTCGAGATCTCGCTGTCCTTCGACAACGCGGTGGTCAACGCCGGAATCCTGAAGAAGATGAATGCCTTCTGGCAGAAGATCTTCCTCACCATCGGCATCCTCATCGCCGTCTTCGGCATGCGCCTCGTCTTCCCGGTCGTGATCGTCGCCGTCAGCGCGAGCATGGGCCCGATCGAAGCGGTCAAGCTCGCGCTCAACGACAAGGACCAGTACCAGCAGCTGGTCACCGACGCGCACCCGTCGATCGCGGCGTTCGGTGGCATGTTCCTGCTGATGATCTTCCTCGACTTCGTCTTCGAGGACCGGGACATCAAGTGGCTCGGCTGGCTCGAGCGCCCGCTGGCCAAGCTCGGCAAGGTCGACATGCTGTCGGTGTGCATCGGGCTCATCGTCCTGCTCGTCTCGTCGATGACCTTCGCCAAGCACGCGCACCAGCACGGGGGCACCCACGCCGACAAGGCGGAGACCGTCCTGATCTCCGGCGTAGCGGGTCTCATCACCTATCTCATCGTGGGCGGACTCTCCAGCTACTTCGAGAACAAGCTGGAGGAAGAGGAGGAGCGCGAGCACGAGGCCGAGGAGGAGGCCAGGGCCAAGGGCAAGCAGGTCTCCGTGATCCGGCTCTCCGGCAAGGCCGCGTTCTTCATGTTCCTCTACCTGGAGGTCCTGGACGCGTCGTTCTCCTTCGACGGCGTCATCGGCGCCTTCGCGGTCACCAACGACATCGTCCTGATGGCGCTCGGCCTCGGCATCGGCGCGATGTACGTCCGGTCGCTCACGGTCTACCTGGTCCGCCAGGGCACCCTCGACGACTACGTCTACCTGGAGCACGGCGCGCACTACGCCATCGGCGCCCTCGCCGCGGTCCTGCTGATCACGATCCAGTACGAGATCCACGAGCTCATCACCGGCTCGATCGGCGTGCTCCTGATCGGAGCCTCCTTCTGGTCGTCCGTGCGCCGCAACAAGCGGCTCGCGGCCGAGGAGGGCTCCGGCTCGGACGAGAAGGCAGAGGTCCCCTCCGGCGTGTAG
- a CDS encoding TerD family protein, translating into MSFWDGLRPGRSMDFASGSAATNSIELTKRHPTVSLTKQGAATGNLRVTLTWQMRTSDLVGKKRGGGSLLRHPLKMFQPEPVQAHTQSMVNVDLDLGCLYELADGSKGVVQPLGNFFGSLNSPPYVKGSGDDRFGSGSGETLYVNLDHRESIKRLLVFVYIYDQTPAFDRTHAKVTLYPSNGPRVEIDLEERAPQARSCAVLTIENIKDELIVRREVRYVYGFQAELDRLYGWGLQWGRGYKTKVGGT; encoded by the coding sequence ATGTCCTTCTGGGACGGTCTGCGGCCGGGGCGTTCGATGGACTTCGCATCGGGCAGCGCCGCGACCAACTCCATCGAACTGACCAAACGGCATCCGACGGTCTCCCTGACCAAACAGGGCGCCGCCACGGGCAATCTGCGCGTCACCCTGACGTGGCAGATGCGCACGTCCGACCTCGTCGGCAAGAAGCGCGGGGGCGGCAGCCTGCTGCGGCACCCGCTGAAGATGTTCCAGCCGGAGCCGGTGCAGGCGCACACCCAGAGCATGGTCAACGTGGACCTCGACCTGGGCTGTCTGTACGAGCTGGCCGACGGCAGCAAGGGGGTGGTGCAGCCCCTCGGCAACTTCTTCGGGAGCCTCAACTCCCCGCCGTACGTGAAGGGCAGCGGCGACGACCGGTTCGGCTCCGGCTCCGGCGAGACGCTCTACGTCAACCTCGACCACCGCGAGTCGATCAAGCGCCTGCTCGTCTTCGTCTACATCTACGACCAGACGCCCGCCTTCGACCGCACCCACGCCAAGGTGACGCTCTACCCCAGCAACGGCCCGCGCGTGGAGATCGACCTGGAGGAGCGCGCCCCGCAGGCCCGCTCCTGCGCGGTCCTCACGATCGAGAACATCAAGGACGAGCTGATCGTGCGCCGCGAGGTGCGGTACGTGTACGGCTTCCAGGCCGAGCTCGACCGGCTGTACGGCTGGGGGCTGCAGTGGGGCCGCGGCTACAAGACCAAGGTGGGCGGCACCTGA
- a CDS encoding TerD family protein, whose protein sequence is MTHAMSKGSNIPLEATAVRAVLRWTPRQGAPDVDASALLLGPGGRVRSDEDFVFYNQPRHPSGKVWRLGKKRVAEGLTDTVQTDLAGLDPAVGQVLLVASADDVPFEHVHALRILLYDAAPAAADAEPLAYFDITPETGAETALICGELYRRGEGWKFRALGEGYSNGLVGLATDFGISVDESEAVPEPTPDASLPQTQRLGTTGPAPVPPAHSLPPAEPAVPYPAAAPPAPPAPQPAYGYPPQPPRYPAPQPSYGYPQPAPTQPPVPAYGYPHPVVPAPVPDPNFRLPPQGPQFLPR, encoded by the coding sequence ATGACGCACGCGATGTCGAAGGGGTCGAACATCCCGCTCGAAGCCACCGCCGTCCGCGCCGTGCTGCGCTGGACGCCGCGCCAGGGCGCCCCCGACGTCGACGCGTCGGCGCTGCTCCTCGGTCCCGGGGGGCGGGTGCGTTCCGACGAGGACTTCGTCTTCTACAACCAGCCGCGCCACCCCTCCGGCAAGGTCTGGCGCCTGGGCAAGAAGCGGGTCGCCGAGGGCCTGACGGACACCGTCCAGACCGATCTCGCGGGCCTGGACCCGGCGGTGGGCCAGGTGCTGCTCGTCGCGTCCGCCGACGACGTGCCCTTCGAGCACGTCCACGCCCTGCGGATCCTGCTGTACGACGCCGCCCCGGCCGCGGCCGACGCCGAGCCGCTCGCCTACTTCGACATCACCCCGGAGACGGGCGCCGAGACCGCGCTGATCTGCGGGGAGCTGTACCGCCGCGGTGAGGGCTGGAAGTTCCGCGCCCTCGGCGAGGGCTACTCCAACGGCCTGGTGGGCCTCGCCACCGACTTCGGCATCTCCGTGGACGAGTCGGAGGCCGTGCCCGAGCCGACGCCCGACGCCTCCCTGCCGCAGACACAGCGCCTGGGGACGACGGGCCCCGCCCCGGTGCCCCCGGCGCACTCCCTGCCGCCCGCCGAGCCCGCGGTCCCGTACCCGGCCGCCGCACCGCCCGCGCCCCCTGCCCCCCAGCCGGCGTACGGCTACCCGCCCCAGCCGCCGCGCTACCCCGCGCCCCAGCCCTCCTACGGCTACCCGCAGCCCGCGCCCACCCAGCCCCCCGTGCCGGCCTACGGCTACCCGCATCCGGTCGTGCCCGCGCCGGTGCCCGACCCGAACTTCCGGCTGCCGCCGCAGGGGCCGCAGTTCCTGCCGCGCTGA